In the genome of Acidimicrobiia bacterium, one region contains:
- a CDS encoding AAA family ATPase has translation MALDPLPTCPACGAPREEGDRYCRACGAALQLVCALCGTLLTPGDRICPTCGAPRRGAAAGVEHRLVTAIYVDLVGSTALAESLDAENLAAVVGALHEAVRVEVHEREGSVGAFIGDGVLGVFGLPSAHDDDPDRALRAAQAILERLGEVNRGLGRRFDVEIAARVGINTGDLLAPISSDPDLGTLAGDVLNVAARLQEMARPGEIVVSERTARSAPRFRFDDLGVVDVRGRARPVHAYRVSGEVDHPRLALHGPFLGRGEALEALRGAFKRVTAEGKPHHVVIVGDPGVGKSRLVREFVDWAMGGDPTVTTLTGRCLPYGEDVAYRPLADVLGDLVGATATTDPESTRTRLEQILDRSREPGDEEPSVDVLLALAGLAEPDPTVSPRRLREQLRSTWRSLFSAIADDGPLLVVIEDVHWAGDALIDLLEHVVRRGSGPLLLLTPARPEVLTRYARWSEGAVETVLVPPLEPEDARKLATRLLVDAHLPARDADQVADRADGNPFFLEELVRQLVAHHRDAAHDHEPELPATIQGVIAARIDLLGPQERRVLRAASIMGRFFWPAAVAHLTGLTPDEVAASLGRLEELHLVRASLRSSLPGEPEYLFQHSLIGETAYGRLSRGDLARLHGAMAEWLEQSVSLDRPDFSERLAHHTASALLAAEATEGFPPGEVARLRTLAVTRLVAASARARERAAFGRSLELARQAQQIAGGSDDQWRAMEQMGLTHLADNDGDAAWDSLTRAVEAYRRLQAPDPAVLARLAAATVESPLRWAGTMRKKPPAKEVGDMVRLGLANAGTADSEALSALLTAVAFIPLAIADGTGDVSIAEAEAAARQAREMAVRLGLPHAESAALDASMNLALATGRIQQAADLVERRLALADAVSDPYEVGDTYAMAAALAFDLGEYAEAVSRADRGFARTIDEAPNVALRTLSWAAQARVHTGDWDGVAEALKTAQSLLDDERRSRPPLIVARLYAAAAMVAEFRGRRSQADRLLDVLTETWRTTYLSATHPHPQALWCRQVGPIFLRRGEFDSVAEMVIPVPPAQVRREGDRLALRCDLIAARRQWTHADEAIAEARAAGQAYGMRALHAYADRLEGLASVAAGDATGGRTLLTRAREGFARLGDAWESERTALTLAETGATVDLDATCSFFERIGAVDEVERCRRLLRRNP, from the coding sequence ATGGCCCTGGATCCGCTGCCGACCTGTCCGGCCTGCGGCGCGCCCCGCGAGGAGGGTGATCGCTACTGCCGGGCGTGCGGCGCAGCCCTGCAGCTGGTCTGCGCCTTGTGCGGGACACTGCTCACCCCCGGCGACCGGATCTGCCCCACCTGCGGCGCTCCCCGCAGGGGGGCCGCGGCCGGCGTCGAGCACCGACTGGTGACCGCCATCTATGTGGATCTGGTCGGCTCGACGGCCCTCGCCGAGTCGCTCGACGCCGAGAATCTGGCGGCGGTGGTGGGGGCGCTCCACGAAGCGGTACGGGTGGAGGTGCACGAGCGAGAAGGGTCGGTGGGGGCGTTCATCGGCGACGGCGTGCTCGGGGTGTTCGGACTGCCTTCCGCACACGACGACGATCCCGACCGGGCGCTACGGGCGGCGCAGGCGATCCTGGAGCGCCTCGGGGAAGTGAACCGTGGTTTGGGCAGACGCTTCGATGTGGAGATCGCGGCCAGGGTCGGCATCAACACAGGAGACCTCTTGGCGCCGATATCTTCCGACCCCGACCTGGGCACGCTCGCCGGCGATGTGCTCAACGTCGCCGCCCGTCTCCAGGAGATGGCGCGCCCCGGCGAGATCGTGGTCTCGGAGCGCACGGCACGGTCCGCCCCCCGGTTCCGGTTCGACGACCTCGGGGTGGTGGACGTCAGGGGAAGGGCGCGCCCGGTCCACGCCTACCGGGTGTCCGGAGAGGTCGACCATCCGCGCCTGGCGCTCCATGGCCCGTTCCTGGGGCGCGGCGAGGCGCTGGAGGCACTGCGTGGCGCCTTCAAACGCGTGACCGCGGAGGGCAAGCCACACCACGTGGTGATCGTGGGCGACCCGGGTGTGGGGAAGAGCCGACTGGTGCGCGAGTTCGTCGACTGGGCGATGGGGGGCGACCCCACTGTCACCACACTCACCGGCCGCTGCCTCCCCTACGGCGAAGACGTCGCCTACCGCCCGCTCGCCGACGTGCTCGGCGATCTGGTGGGTGCCACCGCCACCACCGACCCCGAGTCCACTCGAACCCGTCTCGAGCAGATACTGGATCGGTCGCGAGAGCCGGGGGACGAGGAGCCGTCGGTGGATGTCCTGCTGGCGTTGGCCGGCCTCGCCGAACCGGACCCCACAGTCTCTCCGAGACGCCTGCGGGAGCAGCTGCGCTCGACCTGGCGCAGCCTCTTCTCGGCGATCGCCGACGACGGGCCCCTCCTGGTGGTGATCGAGGACGTCCACTGGGCCGGGGACGCCCTCATCGACCTGCTGGAGCACGTCGTCCGTCGCGGGAGCGGGCCGCTGCTGCTGCTGACGCCGGCCCGACCCGAGGTGCTCACCCGGTACGCGCGGTGGTCGGAAGGGGCGGTCGAGACCGTATTGGTCCCGCCGCTGGAGCCCGAAGACGCCCGCAAGCTCGCCACCCGATTGCTGGTCGATGCCCACCTCCCGGCGCGCGACGCCGACCAGGTTGCCGACCGCGCCGACGGCAACCCATTCTTCCTCGAGGAACTGGTCCGACAGCTGGTGGCTCACCATCGCGACGCCGCCCACGACCACGAGCCTGAGCTGCCGGCCACGATCCAGGGGGTGATCGCCGCCCGCATCGACCTGCTCGGGCCCCAAGAGCGGCGGGTGCTCAGAGCGGCTTCGATCATGGGCCGCTTCTTCTGGCCGGCAGCGGTCGCCCATCTCACCGGGCTTACCCCCGACGAGGTGGCCGCTTCACTGGGGCGGCTCGAGGAGCTTCACCTGGTCAGGGCGAGCCTGCGTTCTTCGCTCCCGGGTGAGCCGGAGTACCTCTTCCAGCACAGCCTCATCGGCGAGACCGCCTACGGCCGCCTCTCACGCGGCGATCTCGCCCGCCTTCATGGTGCCATGGCCGAGTGGCTGGAGCAGAGTGTCTCGCTCGACCGCCCCGACTTCTCCGAACGGCTGGCCCATCACACGGCGAGCGCCCTGCTCGCTGCCGAGGCGACCGAAGGCTTCCCTCCAGGCGAGGTCGCCCGACTGCGCACCCTGGCAGTGACGCGACTGGTGGCCGCTTCGGCCCGCGCCCGGGAGCGGGCCGCCTTCGGCCGTTCCCTGGAGTTGGCCCGGCAGGCACAGCAGATCGCCGGGGGCTCGGACGACCAATGGCGGGCCATGGAACAGATGGGTCTGACCCACCTCGCAGACAACGACGGCGACGCCGCCTGGGACTCGCTCACCAGGGCGGTGGAGGCGTACCGCAGGCTGCAGGCGCCCGACCCGGCCGTTCTGGCGCGCCTGGCGGCCGCCACCGTCGAGTCTCCTCTGCGCTGGGCCGGAACGATGCGCAAGAAGCCGCCGGCCAAAGAGGTGGGCGACATGGTGAGGCTGGGCCTTGCCAACGCCGGCACCGCCGACAGCGAGGCCCTATCGGCCCTCCTCACCGCCGTCGCCTTCATCCCGCTGGCCATCGCCGACGGAACCGGTGATGTCTCGATCGCCGAGGCAGAGGCGGCGGCACGGCAGGCCCGGGAGATGGCGGTGCGGCTCGGCCTGCCCCACGCAGAGTCGGCCGCGCTGGACGCCTCGATGAACCTGGCGCTCGCCACCGGGCGAATCCAGCAGGCTGCCGATCTGGTGGAGAGGAGGCTGGCACTCGCCGACGCCGTATCCGATCCATATGAAGTCGGCGACACGTACGCCATGGCCGCCGCCCTCGCCTTCGACCTCGGCGAGTACGCCGAGGCGGTGAGCCGTGCCGATCGGGGTTTTGCCCGAACCATCGACGAGGCCCCCAACGTGGCACTCCGCACTCTTTCCTGGGCCGCCCAGGCGCGCGTCCACACGGGAGACTGGGACGGTGTCGCCGAAGCGCTCAAGACCGCCCAGTCGCTCCTCGACGACGAGCGCCGCTCCCGGCCGCCGCTGATAGTCGCCCGGTTGTACGCAGCCGCCGCAATGGTCGCCGAGTTCAGAGGGAGGCGAAGCCAGGCGGACCGCCTTCTCGACGTGCTCACCGAGACCTGGCGCACCACCTATCTGTCGGCGACCCATCCCCACCCTCAGGCGCTGTGGTGCCGCCAGGTGGGACCCATCTTCCTGCGACGGGGGGAGTTCGACTCCGTGGCGGAGATGGTGATCCCGGTGCCTCCCGCCCAGGTGCGCCGCGAGGGTGACCGGCTGGCGCTCCGCTGCGACCTGATCGCCGCCCGACGCCAGTGGACGCATGCCGACGAGGCGATCGCCGAGGCGAGGGCCGCCGGACAGGCCTATGGGATGCGGGCACTCCATGCATACGCCGATCGTCTGGAGGGCCTCGCCTCGGTGGCCGCCGGCGATGCCACCGGCGGGCGGACACTTCTGACCCGGGCGAGAGAGGGTTTCGCCAGGCTCGGCGACGCCTGGGAGTCGGAGAGGACCGCCCTGACCCTGGCGGAGACCGGAGCGACCGTCGACCTCGATGCCACCTGCTCCTTCTTCGAACGAATCGGGGCGGTGGACGAGGTGGAACGGTGCCGCCGGCTCCTCCGGCGCAATCCCTAG
- a CDS encoding PQQ-dependent sugar dehydrogenase: protein MPPVTYRRPPSVFSGPNLPYWVAIVVSISLLTWFMLTQDPFATDEATASTTTQPSGTDTTQAGDPGTTLAGETTTSASVPLPGQPLQGLAAEIITDQLAAPTFAVVAPGSETIYVLERRGTIRAVDPETGAVSPFLDIISKTNADKGIELGLLGMAFHPDFETNRRFFIYYTDVEHDSAVVEYLMGPDGLPDLASENRIMEIDRLANGLRHNAGMMQFGPDGYLYIASGDNGQYDVNPQDPDILLGVIMRIDVDSGTPYGTPPDNPWADGSGAPEVWAIGLRNPWRFTIDTPENTMYVADVGQSTWEEVNAVALEPVGYNFGWPEMEGRSCWSPATGCTTAGMVMPVAQYSHEEGCSVSGGYVYRGTAIPELIGHYFFGDWCNGWIRSFRLEEGVAGEITDWSGDLGNVGQLASFGVDADGELLFVTSNGTLARLVPVR, encoded by the coding sequence ATGCCGCCCGTGACCTACCGGCGACCGCCTTCGGTGTTCTCGGGACCCAACCTGCCCTACTGGGTCGCCATCGTCGTCTCGATCTCCCTCTTGACATGGTTCATGCTCACCCAGGATCCGTTCGCAACGGACGAAGCCACCGCATCGACCACCACGCAGCCCTCCGGCACCGACACCACCCAGGCCGGTGATCCGGGCACCACCCTTGCCGGGGAGACAACCACCTCGGCCAGCGTGCCCCTGCCCGGCCAGCCGCTGCAGGGCCTGGCCGCCGAGATCATCACCGACCAACTGGCCGCCCCGACCTTCGCCGTGGTGGCACCCGGCTCGGAAACCATCTACGTCCTGGAACGCCGGGGGACGATTCGCGCAGTCGATCCCGAGACCGGTGCGGTGAGCCCGTTCCTGGACATAATCTCCAAGACGAACGCCGACAAGGGAATCGAGCTCGGGCTGCTGGGGATGGCGTTCCATCCCGACTTCGAGACCAACCGCCGCTTCTTCATCTACTACACCGACGTGGAGCACGACTCCGCCGTCGTCGAGTACCTGATGGGTCCCGATGGCCTGCCCGACCTCGCCTCCGAGAACCGGATCATGGAGATCGACCGGCTCGCCAACGGGCTGCGTCACAACGCAGGGATGATGCAGTTCGGGCCCGACGGGTACCTGTACATCGCCTCCGGCGACAACGGCCAGTACGACGTCAACCCGCAGGACCCCGACATCCTCCTCGGGGTGATCATGCGCATCGACGTCGATTCGGGCACCCCATACGGCACGCCACCCGACAACCCGTGGGCCGATGGCAGCGGTGCTCCCGAGGTGTGGGCGATCGGCCTGCGCAACCCGTGGCGCTTCACCATCGACACCCCCGAGAACACGATGTACGTCGCCGACGTGGGTCAGAGCACTTGGGAGGAGGTCAACGCCGTGGCCCTGGAGCCTGTCGGCTACAACTTCGGATGGCCCGAGATGGAGGGACGCTCGTGCTGGTCGCCGGCCACGGGCTGCACGACGGCGGGCATGGTGATGCCGGTGGCTCAGTACAGCCACGAGGAGGGGTGTTCGGTGTCGGGTGGATACGTGTACCGCGGCACCGCCATCCCCGAGCTGATCGGCCACTACTTCTTCGGAGACTGGTGCAACGGCTGGATCCGCTCGTTCCGTCTCGAGGAAGGTGTGGCCGGCGAGATCACCGACTGGAGCGGCGACCTGGGCAACGTGGGCCAGCTCGCCTCCTTCGGGGTCGACGCCGACGGTGAGCTTCTGTTCGTGACCTCCAACGGCACGCTCGCTCGCCTGGTACCGGTGCGCTGA
- a CDS encoding LCP family protein produces MKSEAGPIAADGTPGWKILVGSILSILVPGAGHFLVGRRRRALVFFAADLVVIAFAVWLWRKGEIGLVRLLVQPRWVRAVVAGNLLLGLWRLVAVVDLLILERPPMRILAVVPLGSLLALVLVVPHLLVMTRALSLLGVLETVFPSQAVVTEAFERYRPPQTTTTTTEPMTTTRPTIPGLPPEIEPFEPTEQLVGLEGPGRELAAELGTNRVTVLLAGGDAGPGRGGLRTDTMIVASIDLQTGRGVLITISREITGVPLPPFLRTSQGILERQQSIFDLAKAAEEGGYSKATDPLPEEFDPCCWLDRINAIYPFTREYTRTYPNTSRPGMAALRDTLSYALGVPIHYYVLVDMAGFVDLVDALGGVSVTSRESMHVRMSPAKEGDEEIVIEISPGRYRFDGRTALAYVRNRTDSNDIVRTRRQRCFVREVVGQMDLKTVIIRFDRIASAIQRHTRTDIPVEILPDLVQVVAEMDRSNIGTAAIQPGYYADKVDYRGLPVFNQQRVKAEVKRLMEGRSSSPTAIDGSECG; encoded by the coding sequence ATGAAAAGCGAAGCCGGTCCGATCGCAGCCGATGGCACCCCGGGATGGAAGATCCTCGTGGGCTCCATCCTGTCGATCCTCGTTCCCGGCGCCGGCCACTTCCTGGTGGGAAGGCGTCGGCGCGCCCTGGTGTTCTTCGCCGCCGATCTCGTGGTGATCGCCTTCGCCGTCTGGCTGTGGCGCAAGGGCGAGATCGGCCTGGTCCGGTTGCTGGTGCAGCCGAGATGGGTGCGCGCCGTCGTCGCCGGGAACCTGCTCCTGGGCTTGTGGCGACTCGTTGCCGTGGTCGACCTCCTCATCCTGGAGCGGCCCCCGATGAGGATCCTGGCAGTCGTTCCCCTGGGGTCACTGCTGGCGCTGGTGCTGGTGGTGCCCCACCTGCTGGTCATGACCCGGGCGCTCTCCCTGCTCGGGGTTTTGGAGACCGTCTTCCCGTCGCAGGCCGTGGTGACCGAGGCGTTCGAGCGGTATCGGCCGCCCCAGACCACGACGACCACGACCGAACCCATGACGACCACCCGCCCCACCATCCCCGGGCTGCCACCCGAGATCGAGCCCTTCGAGCCCACCGAGCAGCTGGTCGGGCTCGAAGGGCCCGGCCGGGAGCTCGCCGCCGAGCTCGGCACCAACCGGGTGACGGTCCTTCTCGCCGGCGGCGACGCCGGACCGGGAAGGGGCGGATTGAGAACCGACACGATGATCGTGGCATCGATCGATCTCCAGACCGGTAGGGGCGTGCTGATCACGATCTCGCGTGAGATCACCGGGGTGCCACTGCCGCCGTTCCTGCGCACCTCTCAGGGGATCCTCGAACGCCAACAGAGCATCTTCGACCTGGCCAAGGCGGCCGAGGAGGGCGGCTACTCGAAGGCCACCGATCCTCTGCCCGAGGAGTTCGACCCCTGCTGCTGGCTGGATCGGATCAACGCCATCTATCCGTTCACCAGGGAGTACACCCGGACCTATCCCAACACCTCCCGGCCCGGGATGGCGGCGCTGCGCGACACCCTCTCCTACGCACTCGGGGTACCGATCCATTACTACGTCCTGGTGGACATGGCCGGGTTCGTCGACCTCGTCGATGCCCTCGGGGGAGTCTCGGTCACATCGCGTGAGTCGATGCACGTTCGCATGTCGCCCGCCAAGGAGGGGGACGAGGAGATCGTCATCGAGATCTCGCCCGGCCGGTACCGGTTCGACGGGCGCACCGCCCTCGCCTACGTGCGCAATCGCACCGACAGCAACGACATCGTTCGCACGCGGCGGCAGCGTTGCTTCGTGAGAGAGGTCGTCGGTCAGATGGACCTGAAGACGGTGATCATTCGCTTCGACCGGATCGCCTCGGCGATCCAACGCCACACCCGGACCGACATTCCCGTCGAGATCCTTCCCGACCTGGTACAGGTGGTGGCCGAGATGGACCGCAGCAACATCGGGACCGCCGCCATCCAGCCCGGCTACTACGCCGACAAGGTCGACTATCGGGGCCTTCCGGTGTTCAACCAGCAGCGGGTGAAGGCGGAGGTGAAACGGCTCATGGAGGGTCGATCGTCGTCCCCGACCGCCATCGACGGTTCGGAGTGCGGATAG
- a CDS encoding NAD-dependent malic enzyme, producing the protein MRYQPAFDSVTGQPYLPVVQRGRALLEEPLLNKGTAFTDAERHSLGLAGLLPRHVSTLEEQVERTLDQLTDKADDLQRHIYLAGLHDRNEILFHRLLLDHVEATVPIIYTPTVAEACRHWSRIFRRARGLYVTPDDRGDVERLLLNYQMPEAAVIVVTDNERILGIGDQGAGGMGIPIGKLALYSAAAGIHPSLCLPVSLDVGTDNAELLDDPLYLGYRAPRLRGDAYWDLVDELVDAVRTVYPGAILQWEDFGNQTSFRHLEAHRQTIPSFNDDIQGTAAMVVGGLHVAMRLQRARLRDQRVVVAGAGSAGAGIAMLLRSAMVSDGLGEAEARSRILVTDSNGLVMAGEAREHKVEVAADPALVSGWDTTRGRLDLATVVRNHGPSVLIGVTGRPGTFTEEMIRDMAAAHRHPVVMPLSNPTASVEATPEAVIRWSDGRCLVATGSPFPSVGSGSDERLVGQANNVFVFPGLGLGAIVARARSITDGMLLAAARALADSVSRERSKAGALYPSMTDVRQVSRTVALAVAEQATEDGVAPALSDPERSVDRAMWDPVYLPYRPA; encoded by the coding sequence GTGAGGTACCAACCAGCGTTCGACTCGGTCACCGGACAGCCGTATCTCCCGGTCGTGCAGCGCGGCCGGGCGCTCCTCGAGGAGCCGCTCCTCAACAAGGGGACCGCCTTCACCGATGCCGAACGACACTCGCTGGGACTGGCCGGGTTGTTGCCGCGCCACGTGTCGACCCTGGAGGAGCAGGTGGAGCGAACCCTCGATCAGCTCACCGACAAGGCCGACGACCTGCAACGCCACATCTACCTCGCCGGGCTCCACGACCGCAACGAGATCCTGTTCCACCGGCTGCTGCTCGACCACGTCGAGGCGACGGTGCCGATCATCTACACGCCCACCGTGGCCGAGGCCTGCCGTCACTGGAGTCGGATCTTCAGGAGGGCGCGCGGGCTGTATGTGACGCCCGACGATCGCGGCGACGTGGAGCGCCTGTTGCTCAACTACCAGATGCCGGAAGCGGCCGTGATCGTGGTCACCGACAACGAGAGGATCCTCGGGATCGGGGATCAGGGAGCGGGCGGGATGGGGATCCCGATCGGGAAGCTGGCGCTGTACTCGGCGGCAGCAGGCATCCACCCCTCGCTGTGCCTGCCGGTGTCACTCGATGTGGGCACCGACAACGCCGAGCTGCTCGACGACCCCCTGTACCTGGGGTATCGCGCTCCCCGGCTTCGGGGCGACGCCTACTGGGATCTGGTGGACGAGCTCGTGGATGCCGTGCGAACCGTCTACCCCGGAGCCATCCTGCAGTGGGAGGACTTCGGCAACCAGACATCCTTCCGTCACCTCGAGGCCCATCGCCAGACGATTCCGTCGTTCAACGACGACATCCAGGGAACGGCGGCGATGGTGGTGGGGGGGCTCCACGTCGCCATGCGGCTGCAGCGGGCCCGGCTGCGCGACCAGCGAGTCGTCGTCGCCGGCGCCGGTTCGGCAGGGGCCGGAATCGCAATGCTGCTGCGTAGCGCGATGGTGAGCGACGGCCTCGGCGAGGCAGAGGCCCGCAGCCGCATCCTCGTCACCGACAGCAACGGCCTGGTGATGGCCGGCGAGGCCCGGGAGCACAAGGTGGAGGTGGCGGCCGACCCGGCTCTGGTCTCGGGATGGGACACGACACGGGGCCGCCTCGACCTGGCGACGGTGGTCCGCAATCACGGCCCGTCGGTGCTCATCGGCGTCACCGGAAGGCCGGGAACCTTCACCGAGGAGATGATCCGCGACATGGCGGCCGCCCACCGGCACCCGGTGGTGATGCCGCTGTCCAACCCGACGGCCTCGGTAGAGGCGACCCCCGAAGCGGTGATCCGCTGGTCGGATGGAAGGTGCCTGGTGGCGACCGGCAGCCCGTTCCCTTCTGTCGGCTCCGGCTCCGACGAGCGCCTGGTGGGGCAGGCGAACAACGTGTTCGTGTTCCCCGGACTCGGTCTGGGAGCGATCGTCGCCCGGGCCCGGAGCATCACCGACGGCATGCTGCTCGCCGCCGCCCGAGCGCTGGCGGATTCGGTCTCCAGGGAGCGATCCAAGGCGGGCGCCCTCTACCCGTCGATGACGGACGTCCGCCAGGTCTCGCGCACGGTCGCCCTGGCGGTGGCCGAGCAGGCGACCGAAGACGGGGTGGCGCCGGCGCTCTCCGACCCGGAACGATCGGTGGACCGGGCCATGTGGGACCCGGTGTACCTCCCCTACCGCCCCGCCTGA
- a CDS encoding TetR-like C-terminal domain-containing protein: protein MSLSPNAETGDGHGAPRDPGRRPGRPGDADTDRMILDAAYRSLREAGYARMSVEAVAAAAGVGKATLYRLYPDKASLAAAALVVRLAGIEPPRGDDPESLLREMCERFQRALIEGIGLGVIGTLMVEMSRHPELIEAFRTAVTRPRRLLAAEAIKEGRRLGLVRGGVDPDLVVDLLTGPILMRALHSGEVAPGYSARLFEWVWASIRAD, encoded by the coding sequence ATGAGCCTCAGCCCGAATGCGGAGACAGGCGACGGTCATGGAGCGCCGAGAGATCCCGGCCGGCGCCCCGGGCGGCCGGGAGATGCCGACACCGATCGGATGATCCTCGACGCCGCCTACCGGTCCCTACGCGAGGCGGGGTACGCCCGCATGTCGGTCGAGGCGGTCGCAGCGGCAGCCGGCGTCGGTAAGGCCACCCTGTACCGGCTGTACCCGGACAAGGCGTCGCTTGCCGCCGCAGCCTTGGTGGTGCGGCTGGCCGGAATCGAGCCACCGAGAGGCGATGACCCGGAGTCCTTGCTGCGGGAGATGTGTGAACGGTTCCAACGCGCCCTGATCGAGGGGATCGGGCTCGGGGTCATCGGAACCCTGATGGTGGAGATGTCCAGGCATCCCGAACTGATCGAGGCGTTTCGGACCGCAGTGACCAGGCCGCGACGGTTGCTCGCCGCCGAGGCGATCAAGGAGGGCCGACGACTCGGCCTGGTTCGTGGCGGAGTCGATCCCGACCTGGTGGTGGACCTCCTCACCGGACCGATCCTGATGCGCGCCCTCCACTCCGGGGAGGTCGCTCCCGGGTACTCGGCCAGGCTGTTCGAGTGGGTTTGGGCGTCGATCCGGGCCGACTAG
- a CDS encoding beta-ketoacyl-ACP synthase III, whose product MLRSRITGVGAFLPEGVVTNRALEKVMETSDAWIVQRTGIRERRWVDPEVATSDLALEAGSAALLDAGLQPGDLDAIFVATLTPDHFFPGTACFLQAKLDAPVGIPAIDVRQQCSGFVYAAAIADQFIRSAAMQRVLVVGAEIHSKALHLDTQSRDVSVIFGDGAGAVILEGCDVVGAGESQILSTHLHSDGRFADQLWLPAPGMAFPRFIDHDLIDAGAHHPKMNGRLTFVHAVARMDEAVHEAVAANGHTLDEVDLFLFHQANLRINEAVAKDLGIPASKVFNTIEWTGNTSAATIPIGMHEARKAGVLQPGMLVAVAVFGSGLTWGSMLLRW is encoded by the coding sequence GTGCTGCGGTCGAGGATCACAGGGGTGGGGGCGTTCCTGCCTGAAGGCGTGGTGACCAATCGCGCGCTCGAGAAGGTGATGGAGACCTCCGACGCCTGGATCGTGCAGCGCACCGGCATCAGGGAGCGGCGTTGGGTGGACCCCGAGGTGGCCACCAGCGACCTGGCCCTCGAGGCGGGATCGGCGGCACTGCTCGATGCCGGCCTGCAGCCCGGCGATCTGGATGCCATCTTCGTCGCGACGCTCACTCCCGATCACTTCTTCCCGGGCACGGCCTGTTTTCTCCAGGCCAAGCTCGACGCCCCGGTCGGGATCCCTGCCATCGATGTGCGCCAGCAGTGCAGTGGGTTCGTCTACGCCGCAGCCATCGCCGATCAGTTCATTCGCTCAGCGGCGATGCAGCGCGTCCTGGTGGTGGGTGCCGAGATCCACTCCAAGGCGCTGCACCTCGACACGCAGAGCAGGGACGTTTCGGTGATCTTCGGCGACGGTGCCGGCGCCGTGATTCTCGAGGGGTGCGACGTGGTCGGAGCCGGAGAGTCGCAGATCCTCTCCACCCATCTGCACTCGGACGGGCGGTTCGCCGATCAGCTGTGGCTCCCGGCGCCGGGAATGGCCTTCCCTCGTTTCATCGATCACGACCTGATCGACGCCGGTGCCCACCATCCCAAGATGAACGGCCGGCTCACCTTCGTCCATGCGGTGGCCCGCATGGACGAGGCGGTACACGAGGCCGTCGCCGCCAACGGGCACACCCTCGACGAGGTCGACCTGTTCCTGTTCCACCAGGCCAACCTGAGGATCAACGAGGCGGTGGCCAAGGACCTCGGAATCCCTGCGAGCAAGGTGTTCAACACCATCGAGTGGACCGGCAACACCAGCGCTGCCACCATCCCGATCGGAATGCACGAGGCCCGCAAAGCCGGCGTGCTGCAGCCAGGGATGCTGGTGGCGGTGGCAGTGTTCGGCAGCGGGCTCACCTGGGGATCGATGCTGCTGCGATGGTGA
- a CDS encoding arginase family protein, which yields MVKPLALLGVPFDGAATLGWPGARYAPDEVRRNLGWMKMRVEDGAIYWIDRDQVIPFDPARLEDAGDVAVVPHDLMATLAATRERVCELVSGGRVPVVVGGDDSVLFAAVAGVHDAVAGRVAVIHFDAHLDLTAGNPLQGMHSQSSGMRRALELERVDPRCSAQVGTRNFNFPSSKAFIDSVGLTEIPATRVDAIGVNGVLEVLDPLISAADHLFVGVDIDVLDPAHAPGVGWHEPGGLTSRQLLDLLVALAPGVDGWCFDEVNPMTDHRSQTSILAANLIFQVAVASGL from the coding sequence ATGGTGAAGCCCCTCGCCCTGCTCGGCGTGCCCTTCGATGGTGCCGCCACCCTGGGGTGGCCCGGGGCGCGATACGCCCCCGACGAGGTGCGCCGCAACCTCGGCTGGATGAAGATGCGGGTCGAAGACGGCGCCATCTACTGGATCGACCGGGACCAGGTGATTCCGTTCGATCCCGCTCGGCTCGAGGACGCCGGTGATGTGGCGGTGGTTCCCCACGACCTGATGGCGACCCTTGCCGCCACCAGGGAGCGCGTCTGTGAGCTGGTGTCAGGCGGGCGGGTTCCGGTCGTCGTCGGTGGGGACGACTCGGTTCTGTTTGCGGCGGTCGCCGGGGTCCATGACGCCGTTGCGGGGCGGGTGGCCGTGATCCACTTCGATGCCCACCTCGACCTGACGGCGGGAAACCCGCTTCAGGGGATGCACAGCCAGTCGAGCGGGATGCGCCGGGCCCTGGAGTTGGAACGGGTCGATCCACGATGCAGCGCCCAGGTGGGGACTCGGAACTTCAACTTTCCGTCATCCAAGGCATTCATCGACTCGGTCGGGTTGACCGAGATCCCTGCGACGCGCGTGGACGCCATCGGGGTGAATGGGGTGCTCGAGGTGCTCGACCCGCTGATCTCGGCGGCCGACCACCTGTTCGTCGGAGTCGACATCGACGTGCTCGACCCGGCACACGCCCCGGGTGTCGGGTGGCACGAGCCGGGCGGCCTCACCAGCAGGCAGCTGCTCGATCTCCTGGTGGCTCTGGCCCCGGGCGTCGATGGGTGGTGCTTCGACGAGGTGAACCCGATGACCGACCACCGGTCGCAGACCTCGATCCTCGCCGCCAACCTCATCTTCCAGGTGGCGGTGGCATCCGGCCTCTGA